Proteins from a single region of Cydia splendana chromosome 9, ilCydSple1.2, whole genome shotgun sequence:
- the LOC134793818 gene encoding uncharacterized protein LOC134793818 has product MITKAAILFLFGATLTSCQWFPRMGIASKSNGCPSGPELAPIICKFMQPTLSQFKPQLIAPTTYIAPLVVEKCDSPQLQMDELPAPIEEFKPVVIPEPPVLPPMTIPKFPVPVIIEEPPASIPESGEYADIPVMPVNIPAAPVLPPMEIHESYIEVKPAPEEIVEINSNTIEFEPISVPQPPELPAFVMPQIPFHVVAAAEPAAPCLDEPIPAPIPAYIEPLAPLPAAPELPVFVMPELPAIQMVELELPKPVAPCLEDEPIPAPIPAYVEPLVPVPAAPELPTFVMPELPAIQMVELELPKPVAPCLEDEPIPAPIPAYVEPLVPVPAAPELPTFVMPELPAIQMVELELPKPVAPCLEDELIPAPIPAYVEPLAPVPAAPELPAFVMPELPAIQMVELELPKPAAPCLEDEIPASIPLAPLPAAPELPAFVMPELPIESPEPEIAPMPFIPVAALQQPLPEYNMVDYEPMPIPQAPELPPYVMSAMPIYVADVPAPAAPCLEELPAPIVAPEYIRPLAPLPEAPELPPASLPELPARVEIPSLPVMISLPEPWLTEEKAPEPIIIPQPPALPEIKMPEFPIKVEFEEPCAPAVMPHPFYQKLFPNYVTIYNEKAKEPQNILVPSQPIGSTPCVYNLVMQHVMPNMLSNDFIPMENIEIKPASFLPCS; this is encoded by the exons ATG ATCACGAAAGCGGCAATACTGTTCTTGTTTGGAGCAACATTAACATCCTGCCAATGGTTTCCTCGTATGGGCATAGCCTCCAAATCAAATGGCTGCCCATCTGGCCCTGAACTAGCTCCAATAATTTGCAAATTTATGCAGCCAACGCTCTCACAATTCAAGCCACAGCTTATTGCGCCTACGACATACATCGCACCACTGGTAGTTGAAAAATGCGATAGTCCGCAGTTGCAAATGGATGAACTGCCAGCACCGATTGAGGAATTCAAACCTGTAGTGATTCCTGAGCCGCCCGTGCTGCCGCCAATGACGATCCCGAAGTTTCCAGTTCCCGTCATCATTGAGGAACCACCAGCGTCTATCCCTGAATCTGGTGAATATGCAGACATTCCTGTAATGCCTGTGAATATTCCTGCAGCTCCGGTCCTACCACCTATGGAAATACATGAATCTTACATAGAAGTGAAACCTGCACCTGAAGAGATTGTCGAAATAAATTCAAATACTATTGAATTTGAACCTATCTCGGTGCCACAGCCTCCCGAATTACCGGCGTTCGTAATGCCACAGATTCCTTTTCACGTGGTAGCTGCAGCGGAGCCCGCCGCGCCGTGCCTAGATGAGCCAATTCCAGCACCGATCCCTGCGTATATTGAGCCTCTAGCACCTCTGCCTGCCGCTCCTGAGTTACCAGTTTTCGTAATGCCGGAACTTCCCGCAATTCAAATGGTAGAACTAGAACTACCCAAGCCTGTTGCCCCGTGCCTAGAAGATGAGCCAATTCCAGCGCCAATCCCCGCTTACGTGGAACCACTGGTACCTGTACCTGCTGCCCCTGAATTACCAACTTTCGTAATGCCTGAACTCCCCGCAATTCAAATGGTAGAACTAGAACTACCCAAGCCTGTTGCCCCGTGCCTAGAAGATGAGCCAATTCCAGCGCCAATCCCCGCTTACGTGGAACCACTGGTACCTGTACCTGCTGCCCCTGAATTACCAACTTTCGTAATGCCTGAACTCCCCGCAATTCAAATGGTAGAACTAGAACTACCCAAGCCTGTTGCCCCGTGCCTAGAAGATGAGCTAATTCCAGCGCCGATTCCCGCTTACGTCGAACCACTCGCACCTGTGCCGGCCGCTCCAGAGTTACCAGCTTTCGTAATGCCTGAACTCCCCGCAATTCAAATGGTAGAACTAGAATTGCCCAAGCCAGCTGCGCCGTGCCTAGAAGATGAGATTCCAGCTTCGATACCACTAGCGCCACTACCCGCTGCCCCGGAATTACCAGCATTCGTAATGCCAGAGCTCCCAATTGAATCACCCGAACCTGAAATTGCGCCAATGCCTTTTATACCTGTCGCAGCCCTTCAACAACCGTTGCCTGAGTACAATATGGTAGACTATGAACCAATGCCGATACCGCAGGCTCCAGAACTGCCCCCTTATGTGATGTCAGCGATGCCGATTTATGTAGCAGATGTGCCCGCTCCCGCAGCGCCGTGCCTAGAAGAACTGCCAGCGCCTATTGTAGCCCCGGAGTATATTCGACCTCTAGCCCCTTTGCCAGAGGCCCCCGAGTTACCCCCAGCTAGCCTGCCGGAGCTTCCAGCTCGTGTTGAAATACCTTCACTGCCAGTAATGATTTCTCTACCTGAGCCTTGGCTGACTGAAGAAAAAGCGCCGGAGCCAATCATCATTCCCCAACCACCAGCATTGCCGGAGATTAAAATGCCGGAATTTCCTATCAAAGTGGAATTCGAGGAGCCATGTGCACCAGCTGTTATGCCTCACCCGTTTTACCAAAAACTCTTCCCGAACTATGTTACAATTTATAATGAAAAAGCCAAGGAACCGCAAAACATTTTGGTTCCCAGCCAACCAATTGGATCTACACCATGCGTGTATAACCTAGTAATGCAACATGTGATGCCAAATATGTTATCAAATGACTTTATACCTATGGAGAATATCGAAATCAAACCTGCATCATTTTTGCCGTGTTCATAG
- the LOC134793821 gene encoding cytochrome P450 302a1, mitochondrial: MYKISSTVIKRLEIGPVCVKLSSTAERVVQEHVIKIKPFEDIPGPKSYPVVGTLHKYLPVLGDYNANSLDKNAWLNYHRYGNLVRENPGVRLLHVFDPDDIEAVFRQDDRHPARRSHVAMLHYRLGKPNVYSTGGLLSTNGPDWWRLRSAFQKNFTSPQSVKGHVVDTDDIVREFVEWVKTEKVTSNDDFLTYLNRLNLEVIGKVAFNERFNSFSEEEQDPRSRSSMTIKAAFGSNAGIMKLDKGFLWRKFKTPLYRKLAYSQEYLEKVAYRILCSKFRFFSIDPLNHALLASFQQQSNVNLKDILGMMVDILMASIDTTAYSSSFALYHLATNPECQEELFQEALTILPSKDSPLTPEALSKAHYLRSCVKESLRLNPVSIGVGRLLQKDIVLKGYHIPKDTVIVTQNMVASRLPQYVRDPLKFIPDRWSRNSPLYENLHPFLSLPFGFGPRSCIARRLAEQNICITLIRVVREFQLHWAGKELGIKTLLINKPDQPIMLDFKNRTT; the protein is encoded by the exons ATGTACAAAATATCTTCAACGGTAATAAAAAGACTTGAAATAGGGCCTGTTTGTGTAAAGTTAAGTTCAACGGCCGAGCGGGTAGTGCAAGAgcatgttataaaaataaaaccgttCGAGGATATACCTGGCCCAAAGAGCTATCCTGTTGTTGGTACACTACATAAATATCTGCCGGTActag GCGACTACAACGCCAACTCTCTAGACAAGAACGCGTGGCTTAACTACCACCGATACGGCAACCTTGTCCGTGAAAATCCGGGCGTCCGGCTGCTCCACGTGTTCGATCCGGACGACATCGAGGCCGTGTTCCGGCAGGACGACCGGCACCCGGCGCGGAGGAGCCATGTCGCGATGCTGCACTATAGGCTCGGCAAGCCGAATGTTTACAGCACTGGAGGGTTGCTTTCAAC AAATGGCCCGGACTGGTGGAGGCTTAGGAGCGCGTTTCAGAAGAACTTTACAAGCCCCCAAAGCGTCAAGGGCCATGTTGTGGACACAGATGACATTGTGAGGGAGTTTGTGGAATGGGTCAAAACAGAGAAGGTGACGTCTAACGACGATTTCTTGACGTATCTGAACAGACTGAACTTGGAAG TAATCGGCAAGGTAGCATTCAACGAGCGCTTCAACAGTTTCTCAGAGGAGGAACAAGATCCTCGGTCTCGCAGCAGTATGACGATCAAAGCTGCCTTCGGTTCCAACGCGGGGATTATGAAACTGGACAAAGGCTTCCTTTGGAGAAAGTTTAAGACGCCTCTGTACAGGAAACTGGCTTATTCTCAGGAATACTTGGAGAA GGTTGCGTATAGAATACTTTGCTCAAAATTTCGTTTCTTCTCAATAGATCCTCTGAACCATGCACTTTTGGCATCTTTCCAACAACAGAGCAATGTAAATTTGAAGGATATTTTAGGAATGATGGTCGATATTCTAATGGCTTCTATTGATACG ACGGCGTATTCATCAAGCTTTGCCTTATATCATCTTGCTACGAATCCAGAGTGTCAAGAGGAACTCTTCCAAGAGGCCCTTACAATCCTACCAAGTAAAGACTCACCACTGACTCCGGAAGCGTTGTCAAAGGCGCATTATCTACGAAGCTGTGTCAAGGAAAGTTTGAGGCTAAATCCAGTGTCCATAGGTGTGGGTAGATTACTTCAAAAAGATATCGTTTTAAAAGGATATCATATACCTAAGGAC ACAGTAATAGTAACCCAGAACATGGTCGCCAGCCGCTTGCCACAATACGTGCGGGACCCCCTAAAGTTCATCCCGGACCGTTGGTCTCGCAACTCGCCGCTCTACGAGAACCTGCACCCGTTCCTCAGCCTGCCGTTCGGCTTTGGGCCTCGGTCTTGCATCGCTAGGAGACTTGCTGAGCAGAATATCTGCATTACTTTGATTAGG GTGGTACGTGAATTCCAGCTTCATTGGGCAGGCAAAGAACTTGGAATCAAAACACTGCTCATCAACAAACCGGATCAACCGATAATGTTGGATTTCAAAAATAGAACTACGTAA
- the LOC134793795 gene encoding tRNA N6-adenosine threonylcarbamoyltransferase, mitochondrial-like — translation MMNFSRSLYKCLTQKLTQQRQIKFLINRRYYSGSAILGIETSCDDTGCAIISHDGNILSDSLHSQNLMHLRNGGIIPDVAQDLHKKYIEPTVNETLQKAKLSMEDVSAIAVTLRPGLALSLVVGMKYAKYLARLHRKPIIPIHHMEAHALAARMHHNISFPFLVLLISGGHCLLAVAQDINHFQLLGQSMDIAPGEVFDKVARRMKLRNVAEYSKICGGQAIELAASKATNPHVFKLPLSLAEYRDCNFSFNGLKTSVISQLYKKEKEHNIVADKLIPEVNDLCAALLMAVSRHLIHRTQRAMEFCEQNNLIPKDNKQLVVSGGVACNNYIFNALTYLCGESDYKIYRPLPKLCTDNGVMIAWNGLEKWRRGIDIITDISKLDIQAASPLGESLIDEVVNAKIPTKLMKIKI, via the coding sequence ATGATGAATTTTTCAAGATCGTTGTACAAATGTTTAACTCAAAAACTTACACAGCAAAGGCAAATAAAATTTCTCATTAATCGTAGATATTATTCTGGAAGTGCTATTCTTGGAATCGAGACATCTTGCGACGATACGGGTTGCGCCATCATAAGCCACGATGGAAATATATTATCAGACAGTTTGCACTCACAGAATCTTATGCATCTACGGAATGGAGGAATTATACCTGATGTAGCCCAAGACTTGCATAAAAAGTATATTGAACCTACTGTGAATGAAACTTTACAGAAAGCGAAATTATCAATGGAAGATGTATCTGCCATAGCAGTCACTTTAAGACCTGGCTTAGCTCTAAGCCTAGTTGTTGGTATGAAATATGCAAAATATTTAGCCAGACTTCATCGGAAACCTATAATTCCTATACATCATATGGAAGCTCATGCTCTAGCAGCAAGAATGCATCACAACATATCTTTCCCATTCCTAGTCTTGTTAATATCAGGGGGACACTGTTTGCTGGCCGTTGCTCAAGACATAAATCATTTTCAGTTACTCGGACAAAGTATGGATATAGCACCTGGTGAAGTGTTTGACAAAGTTGCCAGGAGAATGAAGTTAAGAAATGTAGCagaatattcaaaaatatgtggAGGCCAAGCTATAGAATTAGCAGCATCAAAAGCTACTAATCCTCATGTGTTTAAACTCCCACTTTCCCTAGCCGAGTACAGGGATTGTAATTTTAGTTTCAACGGTTTGAAGACCTCTGTCATCTCGCAGCTATACAAGAAAGAAAAAGAACATAACATTGTAGCTGACAAATTGATTCCGGAAGTGAATGACTTATGTGCTGCGCTTTTGATGGCCGTCTCAAGACACTTGATTCATAGAACCCAGAGAGCTATGGAATTTTGTGAACAAAATAACCTGATACCAAAAGATAATAAACAGCTAGTTGTGTCTGGTGGAGTTGCATGTAAtaactatatattcaatgcaTTAACTTATTTATGTGGTGAATCGGATTACAAGATTTATAGACCCTTACCAAAACTGTGTACAGATAATGGTGTTATGATCGCATGGAATGGCTTAGAAAAGTGGAGGAGAGGTATAGATATAATTACAGATATAAGTAAATTAGATATTCAAGCTGCTAGTCCTTTAGGAGAAAGTTTAATAGATGAAGTTGTTAATGCCaaaatacctacaaaactaatgaaaataaaaatttga
- the LOC134793847 gene encoding uncharacterized protein LOC134793847, producing the protein MDILERIYRNIRGQLCNLPATVPKAVDYVNKSVQKVKIPPFTRDNVLYYYLPMQGLVSYTTLSISVMNPHLMVRLFPRRDVTDLLFLSAGGGAGLWLWARPHMAAAVPARRFSWAFLGGCLWPLGSIFMWAILRSSVGQRPVIGTFLGVTTGAMLTNIALDYFHYVELMFCGEVHLPDEVYSPNSDDEKYDIDI; encoded by the exons ATGGATATCCTAGAAAGAATTTATCGCAACATTCGAGGACAGCTTTGCAACCTGCCGGCTACAGTGCCTAAAGCTGTGGATTATGTTAATAAGTCAGTGCAAAAAGTGAAAATACCACCATTCACAAGGGACAATGTGTTGTACTACTATTTACCAATGCAAGGTCTGGTCAGTTACACAACGCTATCAATATCTGTTATGAATCCTCATTTAATGGTCAG GTTATTTCCACGACGAGATGTCACTGACCTTTTGTTCCTATCGGCTGGTGGTGGAGCAGGTCTATGGCTCTGGGCCCGTCCCCACATGGCAGCGGCAGTGCCAGCTAGAAGATTCTCCTGGGCATTCCTCGGGGGCTGCCTCTGGCCTCTTGGCTCAATATTCATGTGGGCTATACTGAGGAGCTCAGTTGGACAGAGGCCGGTAATCGGCACTTTTCTTGGAGTGACCACAGGAGCAATGCTAACTAATATTGCACTTGACTACTTCCACTATGTAGAGCTAATGTTCTGCGGGGAGGTGCACCTTCCTGATGAAGTGTACAGCCCTAATAGTGACGATGAGAAATATGATATTGATATCTAA